From the Manihot esculenta cultivar AM560-2 chromosome 14, M.esculenta_v8, whole genome shotgun sequence genome, the window ATATTCGAACAAGAGGAAATGTTAATTCAATTGTAAGAAAATTTACCAAGCACGTGATTGCATATGAGAGATTTGTATCCAAGACAAGCAATTAGCTTCATGTTACATGAGTTGCCCTCTAAGCTATGTTCCCAAAAAGGTACGATTGGAAGCTACCCAAAAGTAGAAACGTCACAATTATCTGAAGCGTAACCCACCAAAACCCATCAATAGTGTAGCTTGAGAATCCCAAAGAGACCATTAAATGGGAACTCTGATTCAATTTGCCATTGTACAACTTGGAATCTGAATGAGGTTCAAGTAATGTGACCTTTTGTTGGCATGGTTTTACTCCATATGGGACATGGCTTGTTGAGATTAGCCCAACTGGGAAACACAGATTTGGATTATTCCAAGCCCCAAAACGCCTACCCATTTTCCTGTAAAATCTTTCAGAGAATTGGAGCTCTCCTGTCAGATTGTTTCCATTTAGGTACAGCGCACTAACACTAGGCAAAGTTTCTAGCTTTGGTGAGAGATTCCCAGTGAGATTGTTGTCACAAAGACCCAAAAATCTCAAATTTCTCAACTTAGCAAGGGAGACGGGAATTGTACCTGTCAAGCCTATGTTAGAGAGGTCCAAAATAGCTAAATTCTCTAAGTTATGCCACTCTATGGCTTGGAGGTCTCCACCAATAGGGTTGTTTGACATGGCCATCTCTTCCAAGGAACCCATTTCCTGAAGTGAATTGATTAACCCACCGGAGAATTTGTTGTTTCTTAGGTCCAACAGTGTCAAATTCTTCAGATAACCAAACTCTACTGGCAGTTTCCCCTCCAGCAGATTGTTGCTCAGATCAAGCTTCAAAAGTGAAGACAGGCTTccaaaactagaaggcaaagaCCCAGATAGCGAATTCCTGCTTAAATCCAAGATTAACAGCTGACTTAACCCACCGAAACTATCTGGAATCCTACCATTAAAACGGTTACCAGCAAGAACTAGCCTCTTCAAGTTGGATAATTCAACTAAATTTCTTGGCAATTCGCCAGATAAACCATTTTCTAGTAGCACTAGAGACTGCAGCTTAGTTAGGCCACCAAAACTGCTAGGAACTTGTCCAACAAGACCAGGGTTCGATCTAAACTCTAGTTTTTCCAAGTTGCCTGCAAGTTTTTCCCACTTTTTGCTAGGAATGGTGATGGGATATTTGAAGGGTGACATAAAGCAGCTGAAGAACGATAGAGATCTCAGGTGCTTAAGCTTAAAGAGTTGTGGCCTAAACTCAGCATTTGGAGCACAATCAAGAGAATTGTCATGAATAGGACcaatgctcaagtcagtaacaTACCAAAGCCCATCAAAGATATCACAAGAGACTCCCTGTAGAAAAGCAGTTGAAATTTAGTTCAAACTAGAGATGGTGCATAACGGTTTTCAAttgattaatatataaatttggaCAAATATTATCTCAgctattgtaacagcccgcttaccggaccatcaccggcactaggacccagatcggcttaaggccgccgggacccgtagtaagcctactgtcaactctgtgtacctgataaatcccatacatgatcatatttaagcttaaaactgttacttatgatcatgtatgggatttatcaggtacacagagttgacagtaggcttactacgggtcccggcggccttaagccgatctgggtcctagtgccggtgatggtccggtaagcgggctgttacagctaTCAAGTGCCAAAGGAATCTACTGAGACGGAGAAAAAGAACAGTAACAAAGAAAATGAGGTGGTTGTCTGTGCTTAGGACAAAATTGCATTGAAACAGTAAAAGATTTCATATGCAGATAGAAAGTACCTGAATAGGAGTCCATCCACAGGGATCCGGATAGAGATCTGAACCATTCCACCAGTTTCCAACAAAACCTTGTATAGCAGAGTACAGCACTGCTTGCTCCCCTTTCTCCATTGGAGCAGCATCATTTTCTGCTTCACCAGAGCACCAAACGAGCAAACAAAGTAACATCAAGATGACTTGATTAGTGGTGATAAAGCTCTTCATGggtaagaaagaaaaaaaaatgaaaaacaaaGTTCTTCAAAATTAGATAGAAGAAAACAGAACAATAACAGAGGAAATCAGAGTGAAGTGAACATCATTCTGGTCAATGCAAAATAGCAGAAGACCTCTGCACAAAAAGGAAAGAAACGAAATTGAGGACTTAAACCACCAAATTGGTGCAAAAATCTTAAAAGGGACCCTGTTGAAAACCACTGATAGAGAAGTATTAGTAAAAGTAGCAGCAGTGGAGAGAAAAGAGAAGCATAGTAAGAAAGCAAAACTCAAGAACTTGCACTGGCTTCCTTGTGATTATGGAAAGAAATATAGAGGCAGAGAACACAAGACTTAAGCACACATCTCAAAACTGAGGAAGTAATAATAGTAATGACAGTAAATATACGAACAGATCTAGTAGTAAGTGTGGAGGAGATTGAGTTGTGTTGTTCAGAAAGCGAAAGGAAGGAAAGGTATACGGTTTTTGCTATGAACCCACGAGAGACATTGTTTTcacatatttgtgaattattTCCATTAACAAAAAAGATAAGCTATTATAagtttttcattaaatattttacttcgAATGGTAAAAAGGAAGCAGCAGGTTCAGAATTTACGGTTGGGGAGGTGGTTAAAGAGGAGATATGAATTAGAAAACTTTAGGCCTTAGGGTTAGGCTtgagaggaggaagaagaagaagggggaCCATTATCCATTGGCCATGCAAGAAGAAAATGATATGCATGTAAATGCATGCAAGACAAAGTTTCGGTTTGGGTTTCGCTTTTCTGTTCTTTCTTTCTGGGGAGGATTGGGGTCTAGTTAGAAGTTGTCAGATAGAGAGAGACACAGTAAAGGACAGCACAAGCATTGAGGTTATAAAAAGTAAGGACACTGCTGAAACCTGCAAATAGGTTTAGCGAAAGAGTTAAAGTCTTGTTGGAGTAAatagcagcttgttcttgagaGATGCTCATTCAAGGCAACAAAACAATTGCCCCGCTTTTTACATAAAATCTTTTCACTTCATAGATACCATGTTCTCATCTTTGACACTATTGGttcctttttctctttatgTCTTTTTCggatttatttgttttatttccTTTCATATTAAACTTTTTTATGTTTAAATCTCTAACTTCTCATATCAAGAGATAAACGCTTGAATAATAAGCACTCCAAGGCTtagtctggtggaaagtgcatcctgtagtcttgaaaggtctaaggcTTAGTCTGGTGGAAAGAGATACCACTGATAGCCTTTGCTTCTCTTCTAATTTGCAATGCTCACATCCTCCAACCCATTACAATCCTATACTAATTTTAACATGATTCCCATCATTCTCCTTTCCAGAAAATTCTTAAAATCAACAAAATTCCCCAAACCATCAACAAGCGAAATTATACACTGCTGCCAATTTTACACAATCAATAGAAGTGATATCAAGTAAAATCTCCATAATGATGATAATCAAATgagttgataaaaaaaaaagtctgaAGGAAGAGAGCAAATTTCCATTATGTACAACAACATGGCACAAAGTATAATTGGtactataatattaattttgaaaaaattttaaaaaagaaaaatcgtcTTTGGCTAAGGAGAGTAATTATCGGAGTCGCAATTTATTTCAGGTAACTGGTGGCGTAGCCTAATGGAGGCATTTAAGTTTGATCGCGAGGAAAGGTTGCTCCGAGGACGTTGTGTGCGGGACGTTGTTGCTGGGAATGATCGTAGTTGATTATCGGTGGTTACTGCAAGCCGATGGTAGTCAAAGGAGAGCTTCCATCACTGATGATGCAAATCGCGAGCAAAAGATTCATGGGAAGCTCATCCATTACTCAGCCAATGAAAGATGGGTGCCAGAAGAGGaaataagaaaaaggaaaagatacGATTTTGGTAAAGGAAATTGAtgataattttgtaatttttttcgtACTCTTTCTCATTTGATCAATGATTACactaattgaatatttaacCAAAAAACTTAAtagttttattttgaaaatatgagAAACATTTTAGTTGGTACTTATAACTATAAGgacttaataattaattttattaaaatctaagtatcctataataatttttcctaACAAAAATTTGTCGGCTGAATTAGGTTTCGATGTCCAATcctttatcatataaaaaaatttctacaataatatattttaatttttatcaaaataaatttagtcCAATTGATTATTAAGTCCTTGACCAAATCACACCTCCTCTTAATAGTAATGGAatgtgaaataaattaaaagtttatttttcagtttatatataattttaattttaaaaaaatattaaaatacacttacatatttaatttgataataaatatatctaaataaatctaATATGATTTAGATTCTACtcctctaaatttttaattttcatttaaaaaaaattaaaatattttttaaattttacaaaatttattaattaattattttattagttttaattattaattattttattattaaatttttgttcgtttaaaaaaatttattaattttttcgtgGAGAAAGTCAACGACTACCGGTGTCTATTTTGCGGGTAAGCCTTCGGGTTAAAAACCAGACAAGCCAGAGTGTAATTAGTTAAGGTGTGGAAGAAAGAAGCATGGTTAGAaagaagaagacaagaagaaggCCCAAACGCAGCAGTAATTAAGCTTAGAAAATGGACCACACTACCTAGTTGGTGAACCTCAAGGATAAGGAGATTGAGAAGGCATAGCCCACACTATACATAGctcctaataattttttttccctgCCAGACTGACATGTCCTTTTCCCTATTACTTTTTTAGTGGTTGCCCCTTTCTAGAGAGGCTGCATTGAGGAGAGAGCTCAACAGTGAACAATCCATGGAAACTGCCGCAGACTACTTAATGTTATCTTTCACGCTTCTTTACTTacctaatattatataaattttggcgtatttacataaaaaaaaattgattttttttttgttatttttcaatttactctcttttttattttgaaaaatatcagCTGAGTAACTGTTAATCACTATTTATCATATTtactgaaaaatatttatttatatatattaattattattttctacttacatttcaaattttcaagttaagggatctttttttttatacagATAAACCAGCTTTTTTTAGTTTACGAGCTTGATGATGAAACTAGCAAGTACTGAGTATTTGAGGGAATCAACTTATTCAAGTACCAATCATTAGGTTGATGCTTTAGTTCGTTATGGATATGCCATAAAGATTTGACATTTGCaattagaaaattataaaacgaAAAGAAAGAACATTGATTTGAACTTTCAATCGCACAAAGCTTATAACTCTATTCAACCAATCCAGCTTCTGAGACTTCACTCGACAGGAAACACAGCTGTTCAAGCATCGGCtaatttttgtttaattaaCTTGTGCCACTAGTTGACCGTGCCAATTAATGTAATCATTCTTCCTTGTGAGAATCTTGCTCCTGCTCTATCTTCTTCGTGCAGAAAAGCATGCGGGGAGATTTTTAGCGCAAGTGATCCTGCCTCTTCATGTCGCATATAATAGGGCAAAGATGAGGTTGATTCACCATGGTTGCTTGGCACAGACCCATAAATTAATGATGGATGAAGGAAGGAAAATAATTCATCTGAAATATGGGCTGTACTAATTAAAATGTGAAAGCTCAAAGCCATATATACATAGTACTTCCCTTCAAAGGTCAGCCCCACATCAGCTGATCTCTTTTTCTCCATCAGCATCAGTAAGGACAGTGTACATATATTGTCAGTACTATAAGAGAAAGAAATGTGATCCGAAGGACAGCACTGAAGTCATTCGTCATGTAGTAAAAAATGTctgggatttttttttctctatggAAAATTCACCAGGATGATCGTCATCAATCATCATCATATAGTCCGCTTCATCCTCGTTGATTGTGCTATATTTTCATCTTCATCCCCATATTCTGATGAACCAATTACTTCCTCACTCAACCCCGTCATCTCATAAGATTTTGCTGTGTCAgcctagtaaatattttttgagtCAAACTGTATTACAATAGTTATGGGAGGAAG encodes:
- the LOC110599631 gene encoding piriformospora indica-insensitive protein 2; this translates as MKSFITTNQVILMLLCLLVWCSGEAENDAAPMEKGEQAVLYSAIQGFVGNWWNGSDLYPDPCGWTPIQGVSCDIFDGLWYVTDLSIGPIHDNSLDCAPNAEFRPQLFKLKHLRSLSFFSCFMSPFKYPITIPSKKWEKLAGNLEKLEFRSNPGLVGQVPSSFGGLTKLQSLVLLENGLSGELPRNLVELSNLKRLVLAGNRFNGRIPDSFGGLSQLLILDLSRNSLSGSLPSSFGSLSSLLKLDLSNNLLEGKLPVEFGYLKNLTLLDLRNNKFSGGLINSLQEMGSLEEMAMSNNPIGGDLQAIEWHNLENLAILDLSNIGLTGTIPVSLAKLRNLRFLGLCDNNLTGNLSPKLETLPSVSALYLNGNNLTGELQFSERFYRKMGRRFGAWNNPNLCFPVGLISTSHVPYGVKPCQQKVTLLEPHSDSKLYNGKLNQSSHLMVSLGFSSYTIDGFWWVTLQIIVTFLLLGSFQSYLFGNIA